One part of the Cottoperca gobio chromosome 14, fCotGob3.1, whole genome shotgun sequence genome encodes these proteins:
- the LOC115019204 gene encoding adapter molecule crk-like → MAGNFDAEDRASWFWGRLSRQEAVSLLQGQRHGVFLVRDSITSPGDYVLSVSENSKVSHYIINSISNNRQSGTGLAPPRFRIGDQEFEALPALLEFYKIHYLDTTTLIEPINKAKHTGFVSSSAAGAPQQSEEAEFVRALFDFPGNDEEDLPFRKGDILRVLEKPEDQWWNAANQEGRAGMIPVPYVEKYRPASPTAAGLSPPAVGTGQGGQVGGVVGNTDGTGATQANPLGDPGQYAQPVVNAQLPNLQNGPVYARAIQKRVPNAYDKTALSLEVGDTVKVTKINVNGQWEGECKGKRGHFPFTHVRLLEQNHPDDES, encoded by the exons ATGGCCGGTAATTTTGATGCCGAAGACCGTGCTAGCTGGTTCTGGGGAAGGCTAAGCCGCCAGGAAGCCGTTTCTCTTTTacagggacagagacatggCGTTTTCCTGGTCAGAGACTCAATAACCAGCCCTGGTGACTACGTGCTGTCCGTCTCGGAGAACTCCAAAGTGTCCCATTATATAATCAACAGCATCAGTAACAACCGGCAATCTGGCACAG gtttgGCTCCTCCTCGGTTTCGGATCGGGGATCAGGAGTTCGAGGCGCTGCCGGCGCTGCTGGAGTTTTATAAGATCCACTACCTGGACACCACCACGCTCATAGAGCCCATAAACAAGGCCAAGCACACGGGATTCGtcagctcctctgctgctggcGCCCCGCAGCAGTCCGAGGAGGCAGAGTTTGTACGGGCGCTATTTGACTTCCCTGGCAACGATGAGGAGGACCTCCCCTTCCGCAAGGGGGACATCCTGCGGGTGCTGGAGAAGCCCGAGGACCAGTGGTGGAACGCTGCCAACCAGGAGGGCAGAGCCGGGATGATCCCCGTGCCCTACGTGGAGAAGTACCGGCCTGCCTCGCCCACTGCTGCCGGCCTGAGTCCACCTGCTGTGGGGACTGGACAGGGGGGGCAAGTTGGAGGGGTAGTGGGCAACACAGACGGAACAGGGGCCACTCAGGCAAATCCTCTGGGGGACCCGGGCCAGTATGCTCAGCCTGTGGTCAACGCCCAGCTCCCTAACCTACAGAACGGGCCTGTCTATGCGCGAGCCATTCAGAAGAGGGTGCCCAACGCCTACGACAAGACGGCGCTCTCTCTGGAG GTGGGAGACACGGTTAAAGTGACCAAGATCAACGTGAACGGCCAATGGGAGGGAGAGTGTAAGGGCAAACGAGGCCACTTCCCCTTCACCCACGTCCGACTGTTGGAACAAAACCACCCTGACGACGAGAGCTGA